In the genome of Streptomyces globosus, one region contains:
- a CDS encoding bifunctional glycosyltransferase/CDP-glycerol:glycerophosphate glycerophosphotransferase has protein sequence MHVPDVSVVVIVYNDEERLPTAVRSVLDQTLHGVEVVIVDDCSKDRSYAVAQELEAAHPGRVRAFRLPENSGGCGAPRNHGIRQAAGTYVMFLDSDDVLERNACRNMLEAAERTGSDLVSGMCVRVHLDNRWGKTTEWYPWIYSRTRTLESITEFPDLLVYDTLSTNKCYRRSFLLEQGLEFPVGIHYEDLLFSAQAYVAARRITLIPNQVYRWNVVEKAASKSISNRRHEIANFVHRMEIHRRVDELLASKGYTDIKTAKDAKFLKHDLVLHLRDLPLLGDAYRQEFARLANGYLATIDPAAYEHVTHLQAICAYLLGKEDWDNLLPAADAMVNKGRLTSPLAERDGRVYWCANHIDDPADTEARRILDVTAQGFHTTPLTGLTLGNRLTSYEDDGRGTVTLSGSIVNPLRRIGPDAELSAVLELRARRQIGVRSFSFPAATVRHAGDTIEWTATADIAGTVRPLGIVDAVWDVRLRLDAGGERIVTRVSTAGLDLDAAARLRVRPRLTRLVSDRFEPEVTKKGNLSYVLTAEGPAAVRTQALITGAMHGKAAGVVKRGLRKALRARRNLGSGEQKVRVYHEVFSKLPVRKGLVVFESHMGKQYSDSPKAIYEEMVRQGVPFEAVWSYAGAKPTGFPKEATLVKRWSWQYLRALAQAEFWIDNQGFPLALTKREGTTYIQTWHGSALKRMGFHEPRTKAQGRAAQDRFQAAVDRFDHFLVRSEHDVRTLAKGFRLRDEVLLRAGYPRNDALVEAHRAEAQSGERVRGPLAAELGIDPDKRVLLYAPTFRANAEGAVEGFEFPFDVEEFADRLGDRFTLLVRTHYLNSVSLPPSVAGRVVDVSRHHDVTPLLALADGLITDYSSVMFDYAVLDRPMLFFAYDYDSYAGDIRGTYFDLKEKAPGPVVATAEELFQAVAAFDEADAKYAEARQRFLTEFGEYDRGDAARRIVEKFFTRSGK, from the coding sequence GTGCACGTGCCTGACGTCTCCGTGGTCGTCATCGTCTACAACGACGAAGAGCGTCTGCCGACAGCCGTCCGGTCGGTTTTGGACCAGACGCTGCACGGGGTCGAAGTCGTGATCGTCGACGACTGCAGCAAGGACCGGTCGTACGCGGTCGCACAGGAGCTCGAAGCCGCCCACCCCGGCCGGGTCCGCGCCTTCCGGCTGCCCGAGAACAGCGGCGGCTGCGGAGCCCCCCGCAACCACGGCATCCGGCAGGCCGCCGGCACCTACGTGATGTTCCTCGACAGCGACGACGTCCTGGAGCGGAACGCCTGCCGCAACATGCTGGAAGCGGCCGAGCGGACCGGCTCCGACCTGGTCTCCGGCATGTGCGTGCGGGTGCACCTCGACAACCGCTGGGGCAAGACCACCGAGTGGTACCCGTGGATCTACTCCCGCACCCGCACCCTGGAGTCGATCACCGAGTTCCCCGACCTGCTGGTCTACGACACGCTGTCGACGAACAAGTGCTACCGGCGCTCCTTCCTGCTGGAGCAGGGCCTGGAGTTCCCCGTCGGCATCCACTACGAGGACCTGCTGTTCTCCGCCCAGGCGTACGTCGCCGCCCGCCGCATCACGCTGATCCCGAACCAGGTCTACCGCTGGAACGTCGTCGAGAAGGCCGCCTCGAAGTCGATCAGCAACCGGCGCCACGAGATCGCCAACTTCGTGCACCGCATGGAGATCCACCGCCGGGTCGACGAGCTGCTGGCCTCCAAGGGCTACACCGACATCAAGACCGCGAAGGACGCCAAGTTCCTCAAGCACGACCTCGTGCTGCACCTGCGCGACCTGCCGCTGCTCGGCGACGCCTACCGCCAGGAGTTCGCCCGCCTGGCCAACGGCTACCTGGCCACCATCGACCCCGCCGCCTACGAGCACGTCACCCACCTCCAGGCGATCTGCGCCTACCTGCTCGGCAAGGAGGACTGGGACAACCTCCTCCCGGCCGCCGACGCCATGGTCAACAAGGGCCGGCTGACCTCCCCGCTCGCCGAGCGCGACGGCCGCGTCTACTGGTGCGCGAACCACATCGACGACCCGGCCGACACCGAGGCCCGCCGGATACTGGACGTCACCGCGCAGGGCTTCCACACCACCCCGCTCACGGGCCTCACCCTCGGCAACCGCCTCACCTCCTACGAGGACGACGGCCGCGGCACCGTCACCCTGTCCGGATCGATCGTGAACCCGCTGCGCCGCATCGGCCCCGACGCGGAGCTCTCCGCGGTGCTGGAGCTGCGCGCCCGCCGGCAGATCGGCGTCCGCTCCTTCAGCTTCCCTGCGGCAACCGTCCGACACGCGGGTGACACGATCGAGTGGACCGCCACCGCCGACATCGCCGGCACCGTGCGCCCCCTCGGCATCGTCGACGCCGTCTGGGACGTCCGCCTGCGCCTCGACGCCGGCGGCGAGCGCATCGTCACCCGCGTCTCCACCGCCGGCCTCGACCTCGATGCGGCGGCCCGCCTGCGGGTCCGCCCCCGCCTCACCCGGCTGGTCTCCGACCGCTTCGAGCCCGAGGTCACCAAGAAGGGCAACCTCTCCTACGTCCTGACCGCCGAGGGGCCCGCCGCCGTCCGCACCCAGGCCCTCATCACCGGCGCCATGCACGGCAAGGCCGCCGGCGTCGTCAAGCGCGGGCTGCGCAAGGCCCTGCGCGCCCGCCGGAACCTCGGCTCGGGCGAGCAGAAGGTCCGCGTGTACCACGAGGTCTTCTCGAAGCTGCCGGTCAGGAAGGGCCTGGTCGTCTTCGAGAGCCACATGGGCAAGCAGTACAGCGACAGCCCGAAGGCGATCTACGAGGAGATGGTCCGCCAGGGCGTCCCCTTCGAGGCGGTCTGGTCCTACGCGGGCGCCAAGCCGACCGGCTTCCCGAAGGAGGCCACCCTGGTCAAGCGCTGGAGCTGGCAGTACCTGCGCGCCCTTGCCCAGGCCGAGTTCTGGATCGACAACCAGGGCTTCCCCCTCGCCCTGACCAAGCGCGAGGGCACCACGTACATCCAGACCTGGCACGGCTCGGCCCTCAAGCGGATGGGCTTCCACGAGCCGCGCACCAAGGCGCAGGGCCGCGCCGCCCAGGACCGGTTCCAGGCGGCCGTGGACCGCTTCGACCACTTCCTCGTCCGCTCCGAGCACGACGTCCGCACCCTCGCCAAGGGCTTCCGCCTGCGCGACGAGGTCCTGCTGCGCGCCGGCTACCCCCGCAACGACGCCCTCGTGGAGGCGCACCGCGCCGAGGCGCAGAGCGGGGAGCGGGTCCGCGGCCCGCTCGCCGCCGAGCTGGGCATCGACCCGGACAAGCGGGTGCTGCTGTACGCGCCCACCTTCCGGGCCAACGCGGAGGGCGCCGTCGAGGGGTTCGAGTTCCCCTTCGACGTGGAGGAGTTCGCGGACCGCCTCGGCGACCGCTTCACCCTGCTGGTGCGCACGCACTACCTCAACAGCGTCTCCCTGCCGCCGTCGGTCGCGGGCCGCGTCGTCGACGTCTCCCGGCACCACGACGTCACCCCGCTGCTGGCCCTCGCCGACGGGCTGATCACCGACTACTCGTCCGTGATGTTCGACTACGCGGTCCTGGACCGGCCGATGCTGTTCTTCGCGTACGACTACGACAGCTACGCGGGCGACATCCGCGGCACGTACTTCGACCTGAAGGAGAAGGCCCCCGGGCCGGTCGTGGCCACCGCCGAGGAGCTCTTCCAGGCCGTCGCCGCCTTCGACGAGGCGGACGCCAAGTACGCGGAGGCGCGCCAGCGCTTCCTCACCGAGTTCGGCGAGTACGACCGCGGCGACGCAGCCCGCCGGATCGTCGAGAAGTTCTTCACCAGGAGCGGAAAGTGA